A stretch of DNA from Basfia succiniciproducens:
TCAGGTTGAAAATGGTCTCGCGGCACCATTCGTTCACCAACCATTTTGCAATTAATGCCGCAATCCGGATAGGCTGTTCAACCATATCGCAAACCAGCCAGTCAATTTTACTGCGTTTCGGCGGCTGAAATTTAAAGCCGTCTTCCGGGCAGTGATCAATTCGCCCGGTGTCATGCAGACTTGCCGCCATTTTGCCGTGATCCACCGCATAAACAAATAAACCTCGTTTAACTAATTGATAAGTCCAACCGCCGGGACAGGCACCTAAATCTACGCCGTACATGCTTTCATTCATGCGTTTTCGTTCTTCTTCCGGCGATAGGAAAGTAAGAATCGCTTCATGTAGTTTTAAGGTTGAACGGCTCGGTGCTTGCGGTGGGAATTTTAAGCGTAAAATCCCCATAAAATTCGGCGAATGATTATTGTTGTAAGAATAGCCTACGTAGCAACAGTTGGGTTTAACAAAGAAAATATGCAGAGTCAGACCACTTTTTTTTACTTCTTTGAATGCCAGGTAACCTTGTTTTTTTAATGCCTGACGCAACGGAACGGTAAATTTGCGGCAAAAGACGGACAGTTCTTTAGCTTCATTGGTATCGGCCGTTTCGACAAATAATTCCGTTGTCCGGTGAAGATTCACAAGGCCGCCAAGCCTATTATATTCTTCAATAATAGGCGTAATACGATCGGTTGACGGTAAATTTTCCAATAAATCGGAAATAACTATCATCTGACGGGCAAAGATTAATTGATTAAACGGAATTTCACGGGCAAGACGATCCGCTTCGCCTTCCTGATAACATTCAAAAATCACATAACCGCTGTCATTGTTGACGCGGGCAAAACCAAAAACGCCTTTTTCCGCCGCTTTTTCCGTAATTTCGGCGGCCGTTTCTTTTTCAAAACCAATGCGGCAATATAGTGCAAGTTTATTCAAATTAGTCCCTTTAATTGTATTTCATTTCCTGCATAATCCATTGTCGGAATGCAGAGATATTTTGATCATTTGTTCTGTTTGTATCGCTTACCACGTAAAAAGACTTAGGATCTTTGAGTTCATAAGGCAGTACTACTTGTAGGTTGCCGTTGTCAATTTCCTGTTGCGCCAAAATACTATTGGCTAATACGATACCTTGTCCGTGTACGGCGGCTTGCAGTGCCATAAAGGTATGGCTGAATAACGGACCTATATGAATATTTAAGTCGCTGATTCCCAGCTCTGTCGCCATATTTTGCCAGTTATCCCTTGTGTGTACATGAATCAAAGTATGATGTTTTAAATCATCTTTTGAATTTACCGGATTATTGGCAAGTAGTTTGGGCGACGCCAAAATGAGCAAATTATCTTCCGACAATTTTTCTGTTTTGAGATTATCCCAATTTCCGTAGCCATAATAAATAGCCACATCAATATCATTGCCCAAAATTCCTTCATCTTGTTCCGCACTTTTTATGCAGACTTCAATATTAGGATAGAGTTGATTAAATCTGTTTAATCTCGGAACCAACCAGTTAATACCGAAACTTTGCAGTACGCTGATAGTGAGATGAGGATTGTCCGTAGATTTTAATTTTTCCGTTACATCCGCAAGTTTTTGCAAAATAGGTGAAATTTCCTGAAAGTAATTTTTTCCTAATTCCGTTAATTCTAAGGATCTGTTTTTACGGATAAATAACCGAATATTTAGAAAATCTTCCAATAATTTTATTTGATGGCTTACTGCTGCCTGAGTTACGCATAATTCGTCAGCCGCTTTAGTAAAACTTAAGAAGCGAGCCGCACTTTCGAATGCTTTCAATGAATTCAGGGGAGGCAAACGTTTAAACATTTTTCTTTCCAATTGATGAAATATGGTTTATACTATATAAGATTTATTCGGATTAGTTTTTTTTATGTTTCGAATAAAAAATTCTCACTTGTTCAACTCCTTAGTCCCCCATATAATACGCCGCGTACTTAATGATTAAGCAATTCCTTTTTCATAAAGAGTTTCATTCTTATTAAGTATTATGTTGTGTTTGCATATTGTTCGGGAAACCGAACGCAAGTAACTTAGTTACTTATTTAACTTCCTGTATATTTTTAAACCTAATTTTGGGTTCGTAATGCACCGCTCTTTGTGAGCGGTGTTTTTTTATCTCTTAAGATATTAAACATATCTTTTTTCTGAAAAAACAATCCGTTTATCTTATCATAACTTAATGTGCTGACCAGCATAAAATAGCATGCTTTTTGGAAATAATTGTTTTCATTGATCCTATTATGGTGTAGATTTATCACAATATGTAGTACACAAAAATAAGGATAAAAAATGAAAGATCTTGATTGGAAAAACCTTGGTTTTGGTTATACAAAAACTGATTATCGCTATATTGCTTATTGGAAAAACGGCGAATGGCAAAAAGGCGAGTTGACAAAAGATAACACCTTACATATTAGTGAAGGTTCGCCCGCATTGCATTATGGTCAGCAATGTTTTGAAGGGTTAAAAGCCTACCGTACTAAAGACGGTTCAATTCAATTATTTCGCCCGGATCAAAACGCCCTCCGAATGCAGCAAAGCGCTGATCGTTTACTAATGCCTCGAGTTCCCGTCGATATGTTTATTGATGCTTGCAAGCAAGTGGTTAAGGCAAATGAAGAGTGGGTAGGTCCTTACGGTTCCGGTGCGACATTATATTTACGTCCTTTCTTAATCGGCGTTGGTGATAATGTCGGCGTACATCCTGCAAAAGAGTATATTTTTTCTATTTTTGTTTGCCCGGTCGGCGCTTATTTCAAAGGCGGCCTTGCTCCAAGTAAATTTTTGATTTCAACTCATTTTGACCGAGCGGCGCCTCACGGTACGGGTGCGGCGAAAGTAGGCGGCAACTATGCGGCAAGTCTATATCCGGGCAAATATGCTAAAGAACACGGTTTTGCAGATTGCATTTATTTAGATCCGGCCACACATACAAAAATCGAAGAAGTGGGTTCCGCAAACTTTTTCGGTATCACTAAGGATAATAAATTTATTACACCTATTTCTCCGTCAATTTTACCGAGTATCACTAAATATTCGTTGCTTTATTTAGCAAAAGAACGCTTAGGCCTGGAAGTGGAAGAAGGCGATGTCTATGTAAAAGATTTAGATCAATTTGCCGAAGCCGGCGCTTGCGGTACTGCGGCTGTTATTACTCCTATCAGCGGCGTACAAATTGACGATAAATATCATGTTTTTTATTCCGAAACCGAAATCGGACCGATTACACAAAAACTTTATGACGAATTAACCGGTATTCAGTTTGGTGATAAACCGGCTCCGGAAGGTTGGATCGTTAAAGTTGAATAATAAAAGCCGATAAGAAAATGCCGAGTTTACACTCGGCATTTTTTATAGCTAAAAAGCAATTAACAGGGATTATTTGCTTTGCATCATTAAGCCGAAAAGCATTAACCCTATATATTCTTCGGGAATTTCATTACCGTTCAGCATAAGCTTGTCGTTAACGATAGCAAGATTGAATTTTGCCGAACCGCCTTCTTCTACAATTACATTTTGCTTTTTCAATGTATTGGCAATCTGGTCTACTTGTTGTTGGGCATATCCGTCCGCTTTTTCTTTTGCTACGCCGCTTAATTGTTGCAAGGTGGATAAAAATTCCACTAAAGCGGGTTTATCAGTATCAATATTTAAAGAGAATTGTTTAAATAATGAGAGTACATTTCCTTTTTTCAACGCGTTTGCGAAATCGGCATGGGCTAATTCAATATTAAAATTACCGGTAAATTTACCCGCAGTATTTTGCAGAGCCAACGGAGAGATACGAAAGTGCGGTTGATTTTCCAGAATTTTTAACAAAATTTCGTTGATTTCTTTTTCATCGGCTTGTCGTTTTATCCCGTGGATTAACTGCGCGACCAGATTAGTCGGTAAATGATTTGCCTGAAGATCAAGCTGAACGCCGCCTAAGTTTTTGTCGTTAATTTTTAATGAATCCGCCCGGTTATGAATATCGTAATTCAGCATGCCTTCGTTTTCATTGGCGGCATAGTCGTAATTGAAATTATTGAAATATATTGTGTTCGCCGTTTTTTTATTATCAGCGAAATGATAAGTATAGGTAAGATTTTCAATCTTTCCTTTATACAAGCCGGTGGTGATATCATTCGTTGCCGGAATGATTTGCATCAAACCGTCGAGATTTTGTAACTCAATGTCAATAGCGGATAAATCCGATTGTGTTTCCGCCTTATCGGCTAATTTTATATCGGCGAGAGCCTTATCGGTCAGAGTCAGTTTGGCGGCATCGTAACGGTAATTAAATTCGCCTTGTTTTTTTGGTGTCGCCGCATATTTAATGAAGGCGTTTGACCAATTAACGGCAATATCTTCAAGTTTAATATCACCGGCGGCAAGATTAAGAGCAGCATCAAATTCCTGCATATAATTTAAGCTGATATCCGCCGTAATCGGGTTTTGTTCTTTTGTGTAATCAAACCAAGGTGTGGTGAGTTCATTTTTTATAAGTTGGCTGTGACTGGAAAAAACGGCAGGCGAAAAATCAAACTGACGGACTAAGTTAAGGGGCAGAGGCCCATGATAAAGGGTTCCCGCAAAAGGGAGTCGCCATGTTTGGGTTTTATCTTGTGTGGATTCAATTAAAATATCGTAGCCCATTTCCGAGCTGAATAATCCTCTATCAAATCGTACGTTTTCAATTTTTACAGAAAAAGCCACCGCACTTTTTGCACTTGTCAGCTGTTTATTTAAATTTTCTACCTGTGTTTTATATTCGGCTTCGGCGGTTTTACCCGTAAACCAGGCGCCACCTGTCCAAACTGCGGCAAGGGCGACAATTATTGTTAAGGCCAATTTTGATTTATTCATAAAAAATATATTCCTTTTATAATTAAGATTATTCTAAGTAACCTATCATAATTTGAGCGTTTTTTCGAGTTCTATTGACCTAATGCCGTTGATTTATAAATTAAACATCGGTATTTAAACGCTAAATAAATGGAAATGAAAAAATTTAGAAAAATTTTTAACATTTCCTCTTGAAGTTTAATGACTCGTCCTTATTTAAGGTAACAAGAATGAGCGGAAACGATTTATCAAGAAATTAAAAAAAAAGCTTGAAAAAGAAAAATCGATCCACATTTTAAGATTACGTAAACAAAACTTACGAATGAATTTAACGAGGAGAATTAAAATGGGCAAAATTATTGGTATTGACTTAGGTACAACAAACTCTTGCGTAGCGGTAATGGACGGCGATAAACCGCGTGTAATTGAAAATGCGGAAGGTGAACGTACAACCCCGTCAATTATCGCATATACACAAGATAACGAAGTATTGGTAGGTCAACCGGCAAAACGCCAGGCGGTAACAAACCCGAAAAATACATTATTTGCAATCAAACGTTTAATCGGTCGTCGTTTTGAAGACCAAGAAGTACAACGCGACGTTAACATTATGCCGTTCCAAATTATCAAAGCGGACAACGGCGATGCATGGGTTGATGTGAAAGGTGATAAATTAGCGCCACCGCAAATCTCTGCCGAAGTATTGAAAAAAATGAAGAAAACCGCAGAAGATTTCCTGGGCGAAACGGTAACCGAAGCGGTAATTACAGTACCTGCATATTTTAACGATGCGCAACGTCAGGCAACTAAAGATGCCGGTCGTATCGCAGGTTTAGAAGTTAAACGTATCATCAACGAACCGACGGCGGCGGCATTGGCTTATGGTTTAGACAAAGGTAAAGGTAACCAAACTATCGCGGTTTATGACTTAGGTGGCGGTACTTTTGACTTATCAATCATTGAAATTGACGAAGTGGGCGGTGAAAAAACTTTTGAAGTATTGGCAACCAACGGTGATACTCACTTAGGTGGTGAAGACTTCGATAACCGTGTAATTAATTACTTGGTTGATGAGTTTAAAAAAGAACAGGGTGTGGATTTACGCAACGATCCGTTAGCAATGCAACGTTTGAAAGAAGCGGGCGAAAAAGCGAAAATCGAACTTTCTTCCGCGCAACAAACTGATGTGAATCTTCCATACATCACAGCGGATGCAACAGGTCCAAAACATTTAAATATTAAATTGACCCGTGCGAAATTAGAAGCATTGGTAGAAGATTTAGTAGCGCGTTCAATGGAACCTGTAAAAGTAGCGTTAAGCGATGCCGGTTTAAGCGTGTCACAAATTGATGATGTTATCCTGGTAGGCGGTCAAACCCGTATGCCGTTGGTTCAACAAAAAGTGGCCGAATTCTTCGGTAAAGAACCGCGTAAAGACGTAAACCCTGACGAAGCGGTGGCGGTTGGTGCGGCGGTACAAGGCGGCGTATTAGCAGGTAACGTAACCGACGTATTATTGTTAGACGTAACACCGTTATCATTAGGTATCGAAACTATGGGCGGCGTGATGACTACCTTAATTGAGAAAAATACTACGATTCCGACTAAAAAATCGCAAGTATTCTCAACCGCGGAAGATAACCAAAGTGCGGTAACTATTCACGTATTACAAGGTGAACGTAAACAGGCGAGTGCCAATAAGTCTTTAGGTCAATTCAACCTGGAAGGCATTAACCCGGCACCGCGCGGTATGCCGCAAATTGAAGTGACTTTCGATATCGACGCGGACGGTATTATCCATGTTTCGGCGAAAGATAAAGGCACAGGTAAAGAACAGCAAATTACCATTAAAGCTTCTTCAGGTTTAAGCGATGAAGAAATTCAACAAATGGTACGCGATGCGGAAGCAAACGCAGAAGCCGACCGTAAATTTGAAGAATTAGTTCAAGCCCGTAACCAGGCCGATGCGTTGGTTCACAGCACACGTAAACAATTAACGGAAGCCGGTGACAAATTATCAGCAGACGATAAAGCACCGATTGAAAAAGCGGTAAATGAACTTGAAGCTGCGGTGAAAGGTGAAGATAAAGCTGAAATCGAAGCGAAAATCCAGGCATTAATTCAGGTTTCCGAAAAATTAATGCAAGCGGCGCAACAACAAGCCCAAGCGGATGCCGGTGCGCAACAGGCACAAGGTAATAACGGCGGTGATGATGTTGTCGATGCCGAATTTGAAGAAGTGAAAGACAATAAATAATCTATCTTCAAATAACTAATTTAAGGGCGTAGCGATACGCCCTTTTAACACATGGGTAGGGTGGGTTTAATTGCCCACTAAGTTTTATCAAAGTGCGGTTAAAATTTCTGAATTTTTGACCGCACTTTTACGGTGGGCGAGCGAGCCCACCCTACATTAGTGACGAAAATTATGGCAAAACAAGATTATTACGAAACGCTTGGCGTACAAAAAGGGGCGGATGAAAAAGAAATCAAACGCGCCTATAAACGCCTTGCGATGAAATATCACCCCGACAGAACAAACGGTGATAAAGCGGCGGAAGAAAAATTCAAGGAAGTCAATGAAGCCTATGAAATTCTGATGGACAAAGAAAAACGCGCCGCTTATGACCAATACGGACATGCCGCTTTTGAACAAGGCGGATTCGGTGGCGGTGCCGGTGGATTTGGCGGCGGCTTTGGTGGCTTTGGCGGTTTTGAAGATATTTTCAGTGAAATGTTCGGTGGCGGTGCAAGTCGTCAACGTGTGGTTCGAGGCGAAGATTTACGCTACGACATTGAAATTACATTGGAAGAAGCGGTACGCGGCACCACAAAAGATATTAAAATCGATACCTTAGCCGCTTGTGATCATTGCGGCGGCAGCGGTGCGGAAAAAGGTTCGAAAGTAGAAACCTGTCCGACTTGCCACGGACACGGACGAGTTCGCCGTCAGCAAGGTTTCTTTATGACGGAAACTACCTGCCCGACCTGTCAGGGTAGCGGTAAGAAAATTGAGAAACCTTGTAAACATTGCCATGGTGACGGACGGGTTCATAAAAAGAAAAATCTTTCGGTTAAAATTCCGGCAGGTGTGGATACGGGCAATCAATTGCGCTTATCCGGTGAAGGTGCGGCGGGTGAAAACGGTGCGCCGGCAGGGGATTTATATGTTGTGATTCATGTAAAAGATCACCATATTTTCGAACGTGACGGCAGCAATTTGTATTGCGAAGTGCCGATCAGTTTTACTATGGCGGCATTAGGCGGTGAAATTGAAGTGCCGACTTTGGACGGACGAGTGAAATTAAAAATTCCGGCTGAAACGCAAACCGGCAAATTATTCCGTATGCGCGGGAAAGGGGTTACCTCAACAAGAGCCGGTTATGCAGGCGATTTAATTTGTAAGATTATTGTGGAAACGCCGGTAAAATTAAGCGAAGAACAAAAAGAGCTGTTGAGAAAATTTGAAGAGAGTTTAGAAGGACAGTCCAAACAACGCCCTAAATCATCAAGTTTTTTAGACGGCGTGAAAAAATTCTTTGATAATTTAGGTAAGTAGCCTATTGGTGTATTATTGTTGGGGCGTATAGTATACGCCCTTGACTATACATGTTTCCCTGATACAAAAGGCATAGTAAACAAAAAAACTGCGGTCAAAAAATCGAAAATTTTGACCGCAGTTTTTTTTATATAAAGGATAAATTAGTCACGAGGCAACCATTTGTTGATTGTTTTATCCAGGTTGCCTGACATTTTTTCTAAATGCAGGAATTGATCCACATAACTTTTGAATCGGTAATCGCCGTTATGAATTAACCAGCCGTTTTGCGCAGGTTTTAACGGTTTGTCCGGGTTAACTGCGCAAAGCACGCCTTTATGCTCATGGGCTTTTACGATGGCTTCCGCCGCTTCGCTTACAAATACGTCCACTTTTTTATCGATAACCTGTTGGAAAATCGTTAAGTTTTCCGCATTCATGGTTAAATTTGCATTGCTTAATTCATTACGGGCGTATTTTTCATTACTTCCGCCCGGGTTTGCGATAATTCGGACTTCAGGACGGTTAATTTGCTCAACCGTTTGATATTTATCGACATTTTCACAACGCACAATAGGTGTTTTGCCGTTAATGAAATAAGGCTCGGTGAATAACGCTTTTTGCTGGCGTTCAAGGGTAATGGAGATTCCGCCGACGGCAATGTCGCATTTGTTCGCGGTGAAATCGTCCATCAGTGTTTTCCAAGTTGTCTTAACAATGGTTACTTTGGCGCCCATACTTTGTGCGAGTTTATCCATTAGGTCGTTATCGACACCTTCGAATTTACCGTTGTTATCGAAACTGAAAGGTTTGTAATCGCCGGGTGAGCAGACAACCAATTCTTTTGTTTCCAATACTTTTGTTAATGTATCCGGTGAGGTTTGAGCTTGTGCCGTTGCGCTGACAAACATTGCCGCAACTAGAGTTGCGAGAGTTGCTTTTTTCATGTTGTGTTTCCTTTTCTGTTGTTTAAATAATAAAAAAGCCGATAGCCTGGCTGGCTATCAGCTTATAGGTTAAAAACCAAGTGTTTGTTTAATCCGATCAGCGAACATTCCGACACTCAATGCGTAGTAGTTGGAACGGTTCCAGTCCAAAATGGTACGGTAATTGTTTGACACCAAAAATGCCCGGCCTACTTCCTTATCCGGACGAACCAACCATAAATCCGCATTGGATAAAGCTTTTAGTTTGTCGGCATCAAACATATTCTTTGGTAATACGCCTTGAGCCTGCCAATCGTTCAATGAACGCGCTTTCTCTTTTTCCGTGCCGGCAAGTGAAAGCGGTAAAGGGGTTGTCAGAGAAACTTCTATTCCCCAAGGCAATGTATCGTCCCAACCGACGGTATGCAGATAATTGGCGATAGAAGCGAATACGTCATATTCGTTGCTCCAAATATCTTTTGTACCGTCTTTATCGCCGTCGGCGGCATAGTTTAAGTAGGAACTCGGCATAAACTGAGTCTGTCCCATGGCACCGGCCCATGAACCCAACATTTTACTGCGATTTAAATGACCGGCATCCAGCATTTTCATTGCGTTAATAAATTCTTTGCTGAACAGGGTTTCGCGCCGTCCGTCAAAAGCTAAAGTCGCCAGCACGGACAATACGTCATAATCTCCCTGATAGTAACCAAAGCTGCTTTCCATGCCCCAAAGCGCAAGAATAAATTCTTTCTGTACGCCGAATGCGCTACTTGCTTTTTGTAGCGGAACCTGCACGTCATAATAGTTATCTTCCGCTTTGTCCACTTTGGCTTGGGTTAAATGTTTTGTCAGATAATTGGTGACGCCGTTGGGATTTGGCGGCAGGGGTGGTAATCCCTGACGACGAGCCGCATTGCCCGCTTGTTTTTGATCCAAACGAACTGCGCTGTCGATATAACGGATATTGTTTTGTGCCGTTAGCGTTGCATTTGAAACGCCTTGCCCGGCGGCCTTGCGTTTTAAAAATTGCACGTAATCATCAAAATTATTTAATGTTCGGGCATTTGAATAAACCGCAGTGGCGGGTAGCGCACTCAAATCTTCGGCAGAATTGACCGCACTTTTATTATTGTTGGAGGAGCAACCCGCTAACATCAGGCAGGTTGTTAATGCTAAAAATTTATATTTTATTTTCATTATTAAATTCTTCTTTATTTTCTCATGAGTTTATATAAGTTTTTTAATAGAGAAACCGGCATTAATCTTGGTAAGGTTCTCATCAGAAACGTGAGAAAACCGGAAACCGCCCCCTGAATATGTAATTGTCGTTTTAATTTGTAGAGTTTCCATTCGCTTTTTGCATAAGTTAAACCGCGGCGGCGCCCGATCATCGCATCGCCGTTGGTTCTGGCATAAAGTAATATGTCCGGCAAATTACCGACCTGATAACCGGTTGCGATAATGCGGTTCCAAAGATTGTAATCTTCCAGAAAAAGATGATGCTGATAGCCACCGACTTCCTGCAAGACGGATTTTTTATAAGCCACCGTCATATGGTTGAAGGGCGAACGCATTTTATTAAACCGCACGATTTCTTCATAACCTACCGGTACCCGGCGAACGCTGATAATTTGAGCCGGGTCGTTGTCGAATTCGGCAATTTGCGTGCTGAACAGAACTACATCCGGGTGTCGTTCAATATATTCCGCTTGTTTGGCAAAACGTTCCGGGTAACAGATATCATCGGTGTCCATGCGGAATAACCATTCGTTACGTGCAACTTTAATGCCTTCGTTAAGGGCTTTTCCTAATCCCATATTTTGCGCTAAGGGGACGAAAGTAAAGGGTAATTTTTCTTTAAACTCGTCCAGCACCTTTTCCAGTTCCGGTGTAATTTCACCGTCTAATACAAGAACGACTTCATCGGCAGGCAGAGTTTGCTCCGCCAGACTTTGCAGACTGGCGCGTAAAAATTCGGGTTTTTCCTTAATATATAAGGACATTAAGACAGAAAATTTCATTGTTATACAAATCTTTTTAAATTAATTGCCAAACTTGGCGAAATAAAGGTAACGACGGCAATAATCAAATGTTTGAGACTGTGGCTTTTCTTAAACATTTCAAAATAATAGGTTGCCGCTTTCCGAGATAAATTCATGGCATTAGGGTAAGCCAGCATATAAAGCGCATTAAGGGAAAAATTATGGGTTTGTTGCACCGTTTTTACATAATTGGCGCGAATAATTTCAATGGCTTTTTCGGTGTTTGCCGTATTGGTCGAAACGCTGGCGCGTTTGGTATGAAAACTGCAAATACTCAAAGGTTGGTCAACCAAAATGGCCTTTAAGTTCGGGCTGGAAACCAGTTTTAGCACAAAATCGTAATCTTCGAGCGATTTTAACTCTGTGCTTAATCCGCCCAATTCAAAAAAGAAATCTTTTTTAATGCCCAACATCGGCATACCGCCGATTTTGTTTGCCAGTAACATATTGTCTAAGGTTAATTGTGCCGCCGGCAGCGGGCTTGTTACATAGCTGAAACCTTCATTTACCATATTGCATTTTGCCGGGTGGTAAACAAAATTAGCCTGCGGGTTTTCAACAATAGTTTTCGCCAATACTTCGCATTTGTTATCGGCGAAGCGATCGTCGTCGTCCAGAAATAACAACCAATCGTTTTTCGCCGTATTTGCGCCTACATTTCGGCTTTGTGCCGCACCGAAATTTGTCTCGTTACGGATTAATGTCACCGGAAAAGAAAAAGTGCGGTCAATTTTGATGAAATTTTGTGAACAGTCGTCCACCACAATTACTTCAAAATTTTTCACGGTTTGATTTTCCAGGCTTGCCAATAACGCATTGACTTCCGTATTACGGTTATAAGAGGGTACGATAATACTAAACATTATTTTCTCTCAACTATGATTATTTTTCCTTTATCGCCGAATAAAGAAACAAACATTAAAAATACAAACATAATTCCCGGATAAGCAAAGGTATCCGCTTTGATATTTAAAATACTTAATAAAAATAAAGCGGATAAAATAAATTTCCAACTGCCGTTAAACCAATTGTCGGCGATGCGTTTAACAAAATAAGCGGTAAATAAAAAGCACAATAAAATATAACCCACACCGCCGTACAGGGCTTGGCGGATAAAGCCGGAGTCCGAACCGCCGTAATAACTGTTTGCCGTGCGCCCTACTACATAATACTGACCGTCACCCATAATAAGCTGCTTTAATTCCGGCATAAATAAATGCTTATTCACTAAAGTATCGCTTGAAGAACTTATTTGACTGCCGCCTTGAATCAGATTAATCACAATTTCTAATGCGTGCGCCACGTAAGGATTAACGGGATAGTTATAAGCAAAGAATAATACCAAAAGAGTAAATGCCAGGATTGCCGGGATATAGCGCGGTTTGAAATATAGAAGTAAGCTGATAACGGAAAATATAAAGAAGGTTCTGCCTGAAATTAAACCGATAAATAGCAGTAAAAAAACATAAACCGATTTTAATGCCGTACCGTTATTTTCATTGTCGTCATAAGCTAATAAAAAATGTAATAGCATTAGATAAAACGCACTTAACGGGAAAAATGCCGACGAAGTAAAATTATATAAACGGTATTCCTGTTCGGAACCGATAAAACGGGATAATTCACCGCCCATATCGGAATTGGTCGCCAGGCTGATTGTAATAAATAACGGAATACCGGCTAACGCCAGAAAACCCAACAGGGATTGGGCGCCGATGCCCAGTTTCAGATCGCGGATGAGTTGGTCCTTGCCGTTTGAACTTGCATAAAAAAGATTATAAATAACAATACCGAGGGAAAAAAGCACTAACAATTTGACATACATGCCGATTACGCCGAATTCGGTTGTGCCGTTAATCAAAACGGGTAAAACGGACAAGAGAATGAGCGCAATGCAAACCGCCAAACTATCCAGTGGCAGCACGAATCGCTTTAATTCTTTTTTATACCATTTGTAGCCGAACCACAATAACGCAAATAGGCCGCTTACCAGGCTCATACGTACAATATGGAATAACCACGGGTCGTAAATATAGAATAAATTAATTAACGCGGACATTATAAATTTCTCTTGAATGCTAATAGTTTTTTCAACGGATATTTAAGCAATTTTTTAAACAGATTATTATTTAATGAACCGCGCGAATTTTCCAGGTTGCTGGTTAACGCCGGGTTTTCAATGGCTAATAACGGACGGATGATTGCCGTATTTAATTTGAATTTCTCGTTAAATAAAATGAAATCGTCCGCAAGCCAGAACGGCAAGCGCCCGTTAGT
This window harbors:
- the dnaJ gene encoding molecular chaperone DnaJ — encoded protein: MAKQDYYETLGVQKGADEKEIKRAYKRLAMKYHPDRTNGDKAAEEKFKEVNEAYEILMDKEKRAAYDQYGHAAFEQGGFGGGAGGFGGGFGGFGGFEDIFSEMFGGGASRQRVVRGEDLRYDIEITLEEAVRGTTKDIKIDTLAACDHCGGSGAEKGSKVETCPTCHGHGRVRRQQGFFMTETTCPTCQGSGKKIEKPCKHCHGDGRVHKKKNLSVKIPAGVDTGNQLRLSGEGAAGENGAPAGDLYVVIHVKDHHIFERDGSNLYCEVPISFTMAALGGEIEVPTLDGRVKLKIPAETQTGKLFRMRGKGVTSTRAGYAGDLICKIIVETPVKLSEEQKELLRKFEESLEGQSKQRPKSSSFLDGVKKFFDNLGK
- a CDS encoding transporter substrate-binding domain-containing protein, with the protein product MKKATLATLVAAMFVSATAQAQTSPDTLTKVLETKELVVCSPGDYKPFSFDNNGKFEGVDNDLMDKLAQSMGAKVTIVKTTWKTLMDDFTANKCDIAVGGISITLERQQKALFTEPYFINGKTPIVRCENVDKYQTVEQINRPEVRIIANPGGSNEKYARNELSNANLTMNAENLTIFQQVIDKKVDVFVSEAAEAIVKAHEHKGVLCAVNPDKPLKPAQNGWLIHNGDYRFKSYVDQFLHLEKMSGNLDKTINKWLPRD
- a CDS encoding lytic murein transglycosylase, giving the protein MKIKYKFLALTTCLMLAGCSSNNNKSAVNSAEDLSALPATAVYSNARTLNNFDDYVQFLKRKAAGQGVSNATLTAQNNIRYIDSAVRLDQKQAGNAARRQGLPPLPPNPNGVTNYLTKHLTQAKVDKAEDNYYDVQVPLQKASSAFGVQKEFILALWGMESSFGYYQGDYDVLSVLATLAFDGRRETLFSKEFINAMKMLDAGHLNRSKMLGSWAGAMGQTQFMPSSYLNYAADGDKDGTKDIWSNEYDVFASIANYLHTVGWDDTLPWGIEVSLTTPLPLSLAGTEKEKARSLNDWQAQGVLPKNMFDADKLKALSNADLWLVRPDKEVGRAFLVSNNYRTILDWNRSNYYALSVGMFADRIKQTLGF
- a CDS encoding glycosyltransferase, which codes for MKFSVLMSLYIKEKPEFLRASLQSLAEQTLPADEVVLVLDGEITPELEKVLDEFKEKLPFTFVPLAQNMGLGKALNEGIKVARNEWLFRMDTDDICYPERFAKQAEYIERHPDVVLFSTQIAEFDNDPAQIISVRRVPVGYEEIVRFNKMRSPFNHMTVAYKKSVLQEVGGYQHHLFLEDYNLWNRIIATGYQVGNLPDILLYARTNGDAMIGRRRGLTYAKSEWKLYKLKRQLHIQGAVSGFLTFLMRTLPRLMPVSLLKNLYKLMRK
- a CDS encoding glycosyltransferase, whose product is MFSIIVPSYNRNTEVNALLASLENQTVKNFEVIVVDDCSQNFIKIDRTFSFPVTLIRNETNFGAAQSRNVGANTAKNDWLLFLDDDDRFADNKCEVLAKTIVENPQANFVYHPAKCNMVNEGFSYVTSPLPAAQLTLDNMLLANKIGGMPMLGIKKDFFFELGGLSTELKSLEDYDFVLKLVSSPNLKAILVDQPLSICSFHTKRASVSTNTANTEKAIEIIRANYVKTVQQTHNFSLNALYMLAYPNAMNLSRKAATYYFEMFKKSHSLKHLIIAVVTFISPSLAINLKRFV